The Streptomyces noursei ATCC 11455 sequence CACGGCCTGGACAGCGGCCTGTTCGCCGCCGACTACTTCGCCCCCGCCGTCGACGCCGCCTGGTCCGCGTACGCCGCCAAGGACCTGACCGTCACCACCGCCGCAGGCACCTTCACCGGCCGGACCGACGGCGGCCGGCTCACCTTCACCGGCCCCCAAGGCCCCAAGGGCCGGGGTGGGGGTGCCCCCGTCGGCACGGTCGCCTTCGACAAACCGTCCACCCGCGACGTCCTCTTCTGCGACGGCACCCTGGCCGCCCCCAACGACGGCACCCGGGGCCCGGTGGCCGCCGTCCTGGGCGCCGCCCTCAACCGCTCCACCCTGGCGACCCACGCCGCCCAGCCCGTCACCGACCCGGCCGCCTTCTACCAGCAGCCGCTCACCAACCACTACGCCCGCGCCATGCACGCCGCGACGTCGGACGGCAAGGCGTACGGCTTCGCCTTCGACGACGTCGCCGGCTTCGCCTCCTACATCGAGGACCGCGCCCCCAAGGAGCTGACCCTCACCCTGACGCCGTTCTGAACCACGGGCAGCCGGACCCCGACGGCAGCGAAGACCGCCGGGAGGTTGGTGCCCCGAAGGGGGCACTAACCTCCGTACGCCCCGCTGGCGGTCAGCCGCAGCGCCGTGTCGATCAGCGGAACGTGGCTGAACGCCTGCGGGAAGTTCCCCACCTGGCGCTGGAGCCGGGAATCCCACTCCTCCGCGAGCAGCCCCAGGTCGTTGCGGAGCGAGAGCAGCTTCTCGAAGAGCTTGCGGGCCTCCTCCACCCGGCCGATCATCGCCAGGTCGTCGGCGAGCCAGAACGAGCAGGCCAGGAACGCCCCCTCGTCGCCTTCGAGGCCGTCCACGCCGAGCCCCTCGCCGGCCGTCGGGTAGCGCAGCACGAACCCGTCCTCGGTGGACAGCTCCCGCTGGATCGCCTCGATGGTGCCGATCACCCGCTTGTCGTCCGGCGGCAGGAACCCCACCTGCGGGATCAGCAGCAGCGACGCGTCCAGCTCCTCCGACCCGTAGGACTGGGTGAAGGTGTTCCGCTCCTTGTCGTACCCCTTCTCGCAGACGTCCCGGTGGATGGTCTCCCGCAGGTCCTTCCAGCGCTCCAGCGGGCCGTCGACGTCCCCGGACTCGATCAGCTTGACCGTGCGGTCGACCGCGACCCAGGTCATGACCTTGGAGTGGACGAAGTGCCGGCGCGGTCCGCGCACCTCCCAGATGCCCTCGTCCGGCTCGTCCCAGTGCTTCTCCACCCACTCGATCAACTTGATCTGGAGCAGCGAGGCGTAGTCGTTGCGGGCCAGCCCGGTCATGTGCGCCAGGTGCAGCGCCTCGGTGACCTCGCCGTAGACGTCCAGCTGGAGCTGGCCGGCGGCGCCGTTGCCGACCCGCACCGGGCGCGAATCCTCGTACCCGGGCAGCCACTTGAGCTCGGTCTCGCCCAGCTCCCGCTCACCGGCGATGCCGTACATGATCTGGAGGTTCTCCGGGTCGCCGGCCACCGCCCGCAGCAGCCACTCGCGCCACGCCCGGGCCTCCTCGCGGTAGCCGGTGCGCAGCAGCGACGACAGGGTGATCGCCGCGTCCCGCAGCCAGGTGAAGCGGTAGTCCCAGTTGCGGACCCCGCCGATGCACTCCGGCAGGGAGGTCGTCGGGGCCGCCACGATCCCGCCGGTCGGCGCGTACGTCAGCGCCTTGAGCGTGATCAGCGAGCGCACCACCGCGTCCCGGTAGGGCCCGTGGTAGGTGCAGTGCTCGACCCACTCCCGCCAGAAGTCCTCGGTCGCCTCCAGCGACTGCTCCGGCTCGGCCAGGGCCGGCGGCTCCTGATGCGAGGGCTGCCAGCTGATCGTGAACGCGATCCGCTCGCCCGGCGACACCGTGAAGTCCGAGTACGTCGTCAGGTCCTTGCCGTAGGTCTCGGCGGAGGTGTCCAGCCACACCGCGTCCGGCCCGGCGACCGCCACGGTCCGGCCGTCGACCTTGTGGACCCAGGGCACCACCCAGCCGTACGCGAACCGCATCCGCAGCTCCGACCGCATCGGGACGCGACCGCTGACGCCCTCCACGATCCGGATCACCTGCGGCGCGCCGTCCCGCGGCGGCATGAAGTCGATCACCCGGACGGTACCGCGCGGAGTGTCCCACTCGGACTCCAGGACGAGTGAATCCCCTCGGTAGCGCCGCCGGTCCGCGGCCCGCGGGCCGCCGTCCCCACCGGCCGGGCCCATCCGCCAGAAGCCGTGCTCCTCGGTGCCCAGCAGCCCCGCGAAGACCGCCGGTGAGTCGAAACGCGGCAGACACAGCCAGTCGACCGTGCCGTCCCGGCACACGAGAGCGGCGGTCTGCATATCACCGATAAGTGCGTAGTCCTCGATGCGCCCGGCCACGTGCATCTCCCGTCGAACTGGAGTCACGCCCCCCATGGGACGTTGTGTGCTGTCCGTCCTGCCCATGAAACGTCGCCGAGCAGCGGGACCGGAAATCGGGCTGGGGGCACTCCCCCAGCTATCGCTGGGGGCACCCCCACCCAGCGGTGGCTGGGGCAGGGTGGTGCCTTCCCGGACGGCTCGTAGCGAGTGTCCGAGCAGGATACGACGCAGGGGAGTGCTGCGCGCGACGCTCACGTCGAGTGGGGGTGCTCCGAAAGGGTGGCCTGCGGAACAACCCCCTCCGGTGCGTGGCCGGACGCGACCATGCCCGGTCGCTGATAGCCTGGTACCCCGTGGACCGGTGGGCCCCAGCAGAAATGCGGCACCCCCGAACCGCAGCGAAGGCACCCCCTGAATCCCAGGGTCGGCGCCGCATCGCACCTCTCCACCTCGCGACCACGGGAGCCCCCTCTTGGCCATGCCGCCCAAATCCACGACGACCAAGCACCTCTTCGTCACCGGGGGCGTCGCCTCCTCGCTCGGCAAGGGGCTCACCGCCTCCAGCCTGGGTGCGCTCCTGAAGGCGCGCGGTCTGCGGGTCACGATGCAGAAGCTCGACCCCTACCTCAACGTCGACCCCGGGACGATGAACCCGTTCCAGCACGGTGAGGTCTTCGTCACCAACGACGGCGCCGAGACCGACCTGGACATCGGCCACTACGAGCGCTTCCTCGACGTCGACCTCGACGGCTCGGCCAACGTCACCACCGGCCAGGTCTACAACACCGTGATCGCCAAGGAGCGGCGCGGCGAGTACCTCGGTGACACCGTGCAGGTCATCCCGCACATCACCAACGAGATCAAGCACCGCATCCGGCGGATGGCGACCGAGGACGTCGACGTCGTGATCACCGAGGTCGGTGGCACCGTCGGCGACATCGAGTCGCTGCCGTTCCTGGAGACCGTCCGCCAGGTCCGCCACGAGGTCGGCCGGGACAACGTCTTCGTCGTGCACATCTCGCTGCTCCCCTACATCGGCCCGTCCGGCGAGCTGAAGACCAAGCCGACCCAGCACTCGGTCGCCGCGCTGCGCAACATCGGCATCCAGCCCGACGCGATCGTGCTGCGCGCCGACCGCGAGGTGCCCACCGCCATCAAGCGCAAGATCTCGCTGATGTGCGACGTCGACGAGGCCGCGGTGGTCGCCGCCATCGACGCCCCCTCGATCTACGACATCCCCAAGGTCCTGCACGCCGAGGGCCTGGACGCCTACGTCGTCCGCAAGCTGGACCTGCCGTTCCGCGACGTGGACTGGACCCAGTGGGCGGACCTGCTCGACCGCGTCCACAACCCTGACCACGAGGTCAAGATCGCGCTGGTCGGCAAGTACATCGACCTGCCCGACGCCTACCTCTCGGTCACCGAGGCGCTGCGCGCCGGCGGCTTCGCCAACAAGGCCCGCGTCAAGATCAAGTGGGTCACCTCCGACGACTGCAAGACCCCGGCCGGCGCCCGTGCGCAGCTCTCCGACTGCGACGCGGTCTGCGTCCCCGGCGGCTTCGGCGACCGCGGCGTGGACGGCAAGGTCGGCGCGATCACCTACGCCCGCGAGAACAAGCTCCCGCTGCTCGGCCTCTGCCTGGGCCTGCAGTGCGTGGTGATCGAGGCGGCCCGCAACCTCGCCGGCATCGAGGGTGCCAACTCCACCGAGTTCGACCCGGCCGCCACCCACCCGGTGATCTCCACGATGGCCGAGCAGATGGACATCGTCGCCGGCGAGGGCGACATGGGCGGCACCATGCGGCTGGGCATGTACCCGGCCAAGCTCGCCGAGGGCTCCATCGTCCGCGAGGTCTACGGCGGCGAGCCCTACGTCGAGGAGCGCCACCGCCACCGCTACGAGGTCAACAACGCCTACCGCGGCGAGCTGGAGAAGAAGGCCGGCCTGCAGTTCTCCGGCACCTCCCCGGACAACAAGCTGGTCGAGTACGTCGAGTACCCGCGCGAGGTCCACCCCTACCTGGTCGCCACCCAGGCGCACCCGGAGCTGCGGTCCCGCCCGACCCGTCCGCACCCGCTCTTCGCCGGCCTGGTGAAGGCAGCCGTCGAGCGGCAGCAGGCGGCCCGGAAGCCGGGCGCCAAGAAGTAGGCGCCGACACGCCGGATACGGTTGCCGGGGTACGGCCTCACCTCGTGGGGCGGTACCCCGGTTTCCGTTGTGGCACAGGCACCTACAGGAGGACGCGCATGGCGATCAAGGACACCCCGGAGGAATGGACGGTCACCGGGACCACCACGCCGTTCACCGGGGCGAAGACGAGCGTGCGCACCGACCGGGTCGTGATGCCGGACGGCTCCACCGCCACCCGCGACTACCAGGTCCACCCCGGCTCGGTGGCGGTCCTCGCCCTCGACGACGCCGGCCAGGTGCTGGTGCTGCGCCAGTACCGCCATCCGGTGCGGCAGAAGCTGTGGGAGATCCCCGCCGGCCTGCTCGACGTCCCCGGGGAGAACCCGCTGCACGCCGCACAGCGCGAGCTGTACGAGGAGGCGCACGTCGAGGCCGAGGACTGGCGGGTGCTGACCGACGTCTACACCACCCCGGGCGGCTGCGACGAGGCGGTGCGGATCTTCCTCGCCCGCGGGCTGTCCGAGGCCGAGGGCGAGCGTTTCGAGGTCTCCGAGGAG is a genomic window containing:
- a CDS encoding glycoside hydrolase family 15 protein, translated to MHVAGRIEDYALIGDMQTAALVCRDGTVDWLCLPRFDSPAVFAGLLGTEEHGFWRMGPAGGDGGPRAADRRRYRGDSLVLESEWDTPRGTVRVIDFMPPRDGAPQVIRIVEGVSGRVPMRSELRMRFAYGWVVPWVHKVDGRTVAVAGPDAVWLDTSAETYGKDLTTYSDFTVSPGERIAFTISWQPSHQEPPALAEPEQSLEATEDFWREWVEHCTYHGPYRDAVVRSLITLKALTYAPTGGIVAAPTTSLPECIGGVRNWDYRFTWLRDAAITLSSLLRTGYREEARAWREWLLRAVAGDPENLQIMYGIAGERELGETELKWLPGYEDSRPVRVGNGAAGQLQLDVYGEVTEALHLAHMTGLARNDYASLLQIKLIEWVEKHWDEPDEGIWEVRGPRRHFVHSKVMTWVAVDRTVKLIESGDVDGPLERWKDLRETIHRDVCEKGYDKERNTFTQSYGSEELDASLLLIPQVGFLPPDDKRVIGTIEAIQRELSTEDGFVLRYPTAGEGLGVDGLEGDEGAFLACSFWLADDLAMIGRVEEARKLFEKLLSLRNDLGLLAEEWDSRLQRQVGNFPQAFSHVPLIDTALRLTASGAYGG
- a CDS encoding CTP synthase encodes the protein MPPKSTTTKHLFVTGGVASSLGKGLTASSLGALLKARGLRVTMQKLDPYLNVDPGTMNPFQHGEVFVTNDGAETDLDIGHYERFLDVDLDGSANVTTGQVYNTVIAKERRGEYLGDTVQVIPHITNEIKHRIRRMATEDVDVVITEVGGTVGDIESLPFLETVRQVRHEVGRDNVFVVHISLLPYIGPSGELKTKPTQHSVAALRNIGIQPDAIVLRADREVPTAIKRKISLMCDVDEAAVVAAIDAPSIYDIPKVLHAEGLDAYVVRKLDLPFRDVDWTQWADLLDRVHNPDHEVKIALVGKYIDLPDAYLSVTEALRAGGFANKARVKIKWVTSDDCKTPAGARAQLSDCDAVCVPGGFGDRGVDGKVGAITYARENKLPLLGLCLGLQCVVIEAARNLAGIEGANSTEFDPAATHPVISTMAEQMDIVAGEGDMGGTMRLGMYPAKLAEGSIVREVYGGEPYVEERHRHRYEVNNAYRGELEKKAGLQFSGTSPDNKLVEYVEYPREVHPYLVATQAHPELRSRPTRPHPLFAGLVKAAVERQQAARKPGAKK
- a CDS encoding NUDIX domain-containing protein, giving the protein MAIKDTPEEWTVTGTTTPFTGAKTSVRTDRVVMPDGSTATRDYQVHPGSVAVLALDDAGQVLVLRQYRHPVRQKLWEIPAGLLDVPGENPLHAAQRELYEEAHVEAEDWRVLTDVYTTPGGCDEAVRIFLARGLSEAEGERFEVSEEEADMELARVSADELVRGVLAGELHNNCLVVGVLALTAARAGDGLDALRPADAPWPARPFAA